The proteins below come from a single Chelatococcus sp. YT9 genomic window:
- a CDS encoding type II toxin-antitoxin system ParD family antitoxin, whose translation MRSTQQLSVTLPNEMAQMVKNKVSSGEYASDSEVIRDGLRALVARDKAVEGWLRTEVAASYDEMKADPSKGRTPEQVLASLKAETKRQERAR comes from the coding sequence ATGCGCAGCACACAACAGTTGAGCGTTACGTTGCCGAACGAAATGGCTCAGATGGTCAAGAATAAGGTGTCGTCCGGTGAGTATGCCAGCGACAGCGAGGTTATCCGCGACGGGCTGCGCGCCTTGGTGGCGCGCGATAAAGCAGTTGAGGGCTGGCTACGTACGGAAGTTGCGGCCTCCTATGACGAAATGAAGGCGGACCCGTCGAAGGGGCGAACGCCCGAACAGGTGTTGGCGTCGCTGAAGGCCGAAACCAAGCGTCAGGAGAGGGCACGGTAA
- a CDS encoding type II toxin-antitoxin system RelE/ParE family toxin, whose amino-acid sequence MTHRVIFSPRTEAQLVKLHKDIGDKSAPVIGERYTTAIYQYCLGFSTFPHRGARRDDIRPGLRTVGYRRRVTIAFEVETDTVVIHGVYYGGQDYEADLREGDLTEIEDDDDES is encoded by the coding sequence ATGACGCATCGCGTGATCTTCTCGCCCAGGACAGAAGCGCAGCTCGTGAAGCTGCACAAGGACATTGGCGACAAATCAGCGCCGGTGATCGGCGAGCGATACACGACGGCTATATACCAATATTGCCTTGGCTTCTCGACGTTCCCACATCGGGGCGCACGGCGTGACGACATTCGGCCTGGTCTGCGGACAGTCGGATACCGTCGCCGCGTGACGATCGCGTTCGAGGTTGAGACCGACACCGTAGTCATTCACGGCGTCTATTATGGCGGCCAGGATTACGAGGCGGATTTGCGGGAAGGGGATTTGACGGAGATCGAGGATGACGACGACGAATCCTAG
- a CDS encoding helix-turn-helix transcriptional regulator produces MTTTNPSRLMEKRIVEGVEVHRGSGNVYADLGLPDADKLLVKSGLTIEIRKAMRILGLSQQEAAIRMGIPEPKVSGMMRGDFTSLSECKLMDCLNRLGYDIEITVRPAADPVGHLTLAVA; encoded by the coding sequence ATGACGACGACGAATCCTAGCCGCCTTATGGAAAAACGGATCGTTGAGGGTGTCGAGGTTCATCGCGGCTCCGGCAACGTCTATGCCGATCTTGGCTTGCCTGATGCCGATAAGCTCCTGGTGAAATCCGGCCTGACAATCGAGATTAGAAAGGCGATGCGTATTCTTGGGTTGAGCCAGCAGGAGGCCGCGATACGCATGGGCATCCCAGAGCCGAAGGTGTCGGGGATGATGCGTGGCGATTTCACCAGCCTGTCCGAGTGCAAGCTCATGGACTGCTTGAATCGCCTTGGCTACGACATCGAAATCACCGTGAGGCCGGCCGCCGATCCGGTCGGCCATTTGACGCTGGCGGTTGCGTGA
- a CDS encoding helix-turn-helix domain-containing protein has translation MPATKTRRLGIMDEASSKKITMRHFRGKSFPNETPMTGAEVRAVREQEQLSQVAFGRYLNMTPDYVSRLECGEVQAKGPALALLHVIRRHGIEVLH, from the coding sequence ATGCCGGCCACAAAGACTCGCCGCCTTGGGATCATGGACGAGGCGAGCAGCAAGAAGATCACGATGCGGCACTTTCGGGGAAAGTCCTTTCCGAACGAAACGCCGATGACGGGTGCGGAGGTGCGAGCTGTGCGCGAACAGGAGCAGCTTAGTCAGGTCGCGTTCGGTCGCTATCTCAATATGACGCCCGACTATGTGTCGCGCCTTGAATGCGGCGAGGTGCAGGCCAAAGGTCCGGCGCTGGCTTTGCTGCACGTCATTCGTCGGCACGGCATTGAGGTGTTGCATTAG
- a CDS encoding type II toxin-antitoxin system VapC family toxin — translation MIILDTNVISELWKIEPNPNVLTWIDAQAVETLYLSTITVAELRYGLATMPEGKRRSIYQERLEHEVLPAFAGRVLPFDLEASQAYSDLMARARARGKAIGKADGYIAATAAVHSLVVATRDTSPFQAAELNTINPWEAEP, via the coding sequence GTGATTATCCTCGACACCAACGTCATTTCCGAGCTGTGGAAGATCGAGCCGAATCCCAACGTGCTGACGTGGATCGACGCACAGGCCGTTGAAACGCTCTATCTGTCCACCATCACGGTGGCCGAGCTGCGTTATGGCCTTGCGACGATGCCTGAAGGCAAGCGCCGCTCGATCTACCAGGAACGGTTAGAACATGAGGTTTTGCCGGCCTTCGCAGGCCGCGTGCTGCCTTTCGATCTGGAAGCCTCTCAAGCCTATTCCGACTTGATGGCGAGAGCGAGGGCAAGAGGAAAAGCTATCGGCAAGGCAGATGGCTATATCGCCGCCACCGCCGCCGTTCATAGCTTGGTGGTCGCAACGCGCGACACCAGCCCTTTCCAAGCGGCGGAGCTGAACACCATCAATCCGTGGGAAGCCGAGCCATAA
- a CDS encoding plasmid stability protein stbC — protein sequence MATVTVRNLPDAVHRALRVRAAHHGRSTEAEIREILESAARPPERIKLGSLLASIAREAGGLTDAEAEHFNQLRDKTPAEPMRFE from the coding sequence ATGGCGACTGTAACCGTAAGAAATTTGCCTGATGCGGTACATCGCGCGCTTCGCGTGCGTGCCGCCCACCATGGCCGTAGTACCGAGGCAGAAATCCGCGAGATTCTGGAATCCGCCGCCCGGCCGCCCGAGCGGATCAAGCTCGGTTCGTTGCTAGCGTCCATCGCACGCGAGGCCGGGGGCCTGACAGATGCCGAGGCCGAGCATTTCAACCAGCTCCGCGACAAGACGCCGGCCGAGCCGATGAGGTTCGAGTGA